AACGGGGCCTGGTCTTCGGGGGGGCACAATGGATGGTCCGTTGCCAACTCCAGCGCCATGTGTCCGCTGCAATTGACCAAGCGATCGGCGATCGGTTTCCGGCCACAGGGACAGAGGTGAAGGCTCTCGGCGGTATTCTCTGCATTGAGAGCCATGCCGGCTCCGCCACAGAAGCCGACATACATCCCTCCGTGGCGAAGATACTCGCGGATGGCTTCCCTGCCCTCGGTACCAAGATGAAGCGCCCGCTGCTTGGCCCAGCCTCCCGGAACGATCAGAGCGGCCGGGGCGTGGTGTTGCAGTGCTCCCCGGGCGATGTCACGGCCTCTGAGAACCAGGACCTCGGCACCGAGTTCGTTGAGTCCGCGCCATAAAAGCGTTCCCCACAATTGGGAATGGCCCCAGAACAAGGCGATGGTTGACTTTCCGCTCCTGGCGGCTAGGTTTTCGGCCATGTCCGCTCCCCTAGCAGCTGCCGGGCACAGGGGCAAGGTGGAGGCCAAGAATAGAGGTGGTTGGGGCCGGTTTTGTGATTTTGCCCCCGGTCTGGAAGAACTCGCTGCCAAGGCAGCCTAAGTTTCCTGCCCGCCGGGGCAGGGATCGCCGAGCAGTGGTTGCCTTGCGGAATATATTGCCGCGACCAAATTTCGAGCTGGCAGGAATCAACGCTGCCTAGTGAGCTCAGACAGCTTCCAGCCCGTGTTCAAAACCCCAGAACCGGTCCCGGCAGCAGGGGCTGCTTCTCGGAAGCAGGCTGGATCCAGACTTTTTCGGCTCGGTTTTGCGATTTTGCCCGGGCTGCCACCAATCTCCTGCGGCGGCGAAGACTTCCCGCTTGCCGCTGAACAGTGAAGGTCATTTTTTTTCAAGACGATATCTTTTTGAGGAAGAAGCGGAGCACACCATGGCTGAAGCACATCTCTCCAAGGGCTATGAACCCAAGGACGTTGAAGACCGGTGGTTGGACCACTGGCGCGAGAACCAGACATTTTCTCCGGACGCCGAACTGGAGGACGGACAACCTCCCTACAGCATCGTTATTCCGCCGCCCAACGTCACCGGCACGCTGCATATGGGGCACGCCCTCAATTTGACGCTCCAGGATATATTGTGCCGTTATAATCGGCAAAAGGGGAAAAAGGTCCTCTGGGTGCCGGGCACTGATCACGCCGGCATCGCGACCCAGAATGTGGTCGAAAAAGCCCTGGCCCAGGAAGGGACAACCCGCCAGGAACTCGGCCGGGAAGCGTTTGTTGAGCGCGTTTGGCAGTGGAAAGAGGAGTATGGCGGCAAGATCCTGAACCAGATCCAGCGCATGGGCGCTTCCGTGGACTGGTCCCGGCTCCGTTTCACCATGGATGAAGGCTTGTCCCGGGCGGTGCGCGAAGTCTTCGTCCAGTTGTATGAAGACGGGCTGATCTACCAGGGCAATTACATTATCAATTGGTGTCCCCGCTGCCACACCGCTCTGGCCGATCTGGAAGTGGAGTACGCGGAAAAAGAAGGCGGTCTCTACGAAATCCGGTATCCGCTGGCTTCCGGCGAAGGCCATCTGGTCGTGGCCACGACGCGCCCGGAAACCATGCTCGGCGACACGGCCCTGGCCGTGCATCCGGAGGATGAGCGGTTCAGTCACCTCATCGGCCAGACCGCCATTGTTCCCCTGGTCGAACGGGAAATCCCGATCATCGGCGATTCCTATGTCGATCGCGAATTCGGGACCGGCTGTCTCAAGGTCACGCCGGCCCACGATCCCAACGACTTTGAACTCGGGCGCAGCCACAGCCTGGACTCGGTCCGGGTCATTGACGACGCCGGGATCATGACTGAAGCGGCCGGATCGGCCTACGCCGGCTTGGACCGGTTCGCGGCCCGCAAGCAGGTGGTCCGGGATCTCGAGGCCCAGGGGGCGCTGGCAAGCCAGAAGAAATATCTGCACAACGTCGGGCATTGCTACCGCTGCGACACTCCGATCGAGCCCACGGTCTCCAAGCAATGGTTTGTGGCCGTTGGCCCCCTGGCCAAGCGGGCCCGCGACGCCGTAGCCGACGGAAAGACCCGAATCGTGCCCGGCAATTGGGATAAGACCTATTTTGAATGGCTGGATAATATCCGGGATTGGTGCATTTCGCGTCAGATCTGGTGGGGCCACCGTATCCCGGCCTGGACTTGCCAGGAGTGCGGCAAACTCATTGTCAGCCGCGAGGACCCCACGGTATGTCCCGATTGCGGCCATACCAGCCTGCACCAGGACGAAGATGTCCTGGACACCTGGTTTTCTTCGGCCCTGTGGCCGTTTTCCACGCTGGGCTGGCCGGACGAGACCCAGGAGTTGGCAACCTTTTATCCGACTTCGGTTTTGGTCACCGGCTTCGATATTCTCTTTTTCTGGGTCGCCAGGATGATGATGATGGGACTGCACTTCAAGGACGAGGTCCCGTTTCACGACGTGTATATCCATGCCCTGGTCCGGGATGAGGACGGCCGGAAGATGAGCAAATCCACGGGGAATGTCATCGATCCCCTGGATATGGTTGCCAAATACGGCACCGACGCCTTGCGGTTTACGTTGACCGCGTTTGCGGCCATGGGCCGGGATATCAAGCTCTCCGAGAAGCGCATTGAAGGCTATCGCCATTTCATGAACAAGATCTGGAACGCGGCCCGCTTCGCGTTGATGCACCTGCCTGGGGACATGGGTGAACCCGAGCCGGATCCCTCTGACTCCCTGGTCCACCGCTGGATCCTGCATCGCCTGGAAGAGGTCAAGCAGGCGGTGGGGGCGGCCCTGGAAGAATACCGGTTCAATGATGCGGCCCAGGAACTCTACCAGTTTGTCTGGCACGAGGTCTGCGACTGGTATCTGGAAATGGTCAAGCCGGAACTCTACGGCGAAGACGAAGCGGCCAAAAACAGGGCCAGAAGTGTGCTGCACACGGTGCTGCGAGAAGTCCTGGTCCTTTTGCATCCGACCATTCCGTTTATCACCGCGGAAATCTGGAACAGCCTGCCCGGTGTGGGCGAGCGTGACCTGGCCGTGGAGCCGTTACCCGCCAGCCGCCCGCACCTGGAAGATTCGAGCGTCCAGGAATCCATGGAATTCGTCCAGGAAGTGGTTGTCAGTGTTCGGACTATACGCGGCGAACTGAATATCAATCCCTCCTTACCCCTGACCACGCTGGTGCGCACCAACGGCGAACAAGCCGATGTCCTGCGCGGGCAGGAGGAGGTCATCCGCTTTTTGGCCCGGATCGATTCACTCCAGGTGGATGCAGAACTGGAGGCTCCCAAGGGGGCTGGGACAGCGGTGGTCCGCGGGGCTGAAATTTTTGTCCCGTTGGAGGGGATCGTAGATTTTGACGCGGAACTGGCCCGCCTGGAAAAGGAACTCGCCAAACTCGACAAGACCCTGCAAGGGATTCAAGGCAAGTTGGCCAACGCGAATTTCGTGAACAAGGCGCCGGCCGCTGTTGTGGACAAGGAAAAAGCCAAAGCGGCGGAACTC
The sequence above is drawn from the Desulfohalobium retbaense DSM 5692 genome and encodes:
- a CDS encoding valine--tRNA ligase, translating into MAEAHLSKGYEPKDVEDRWLDHWRENQTFSPDAELEDGQPPYSIVIPPPNVTGTLHMGHALNLTLQDILCRYNRQKGKKVLWVPGTDHAGIATQNVVEKALAQEGTTRQELGREAFVERVWQWKEEYGGKILNQIQRMGASVDWSRLRFTMDEGLSRAVREVFVQLYEDGLIYQGNYIINWCPRCHTALADLEVEYAEKEGGLYEIRYPLASGEGHLVVATTRPETMLGDTALAVHPEDERFSHLIGQTAIVPLVEREIPIIGDSYVDREFGTGCLKVTPAHDPNDFELGRSHSLDSVRVIDDAGIMTEAAGSAYAGLDRFAARKQVVRDLEAQGALASQKKYLHNVGHCYRCDTPIEPTVSKQWFVAVGPLAKRARDAVADGKTRIVPGNWDKTYFEWLDNIRDWCISRQIWWGHRIPAWTCQECGKLIVSREDPTVCPDCGHTSLHQDEDVLDTWFSSALWPFSTLGWPDETQELATFYPTSVLVTGFDILFFWVARMMMMGLHFKDEVPFHDVYIHALVRDEDGRKMSKSTGNVIDPLDMVAKYGTDALRFTLTAFAAMGRDIKLSEKRIEGYRHFMNKIWNAARFALMHLPGDMGEPEPDPSDSLVHRWILHRLEEVKQAVGAALEEYRFNDAAQELYQFVWHEVCDWYLEMVKPELYGEDEAAKNRARSVLHTVLREVLVLLHPTIPFITAEIWNSLPGVGERDLAVEPLPASRPHLEDSSVQESMEFVQEVVVSVRTIRGELNINPSLPLTTLVRTNGEQADVLRGQEEVIRFLARIDSLQVDAELEAPKGAGTAVVRGAEIFVPLEGIVDFDAELARLEKELAKLDKTLQGIQGKLANANFVNKAPAAVVDKEKAKAAELEEKKAKMVTLQQRLQVMSG